Proteins encoded together in one Astatotilapia calliptera chromosome 7, fAstCal1.2, whole genome shotgun sequence window:
- the bmal2 gene encoding aryl hydrocarbon receptor nuclear translocator-like protein 2 isoform X2, giving the protein MSARNATATGGDRAVGEPADDVLVEEEQSTSVSLPSLMTPPSAAGMSLSVELTRKRKGSVDNQDSKCVSVPDVDMEDDQNRSDGEDQHVKVKCFREPHSQIEKRRRDKMNNLIDKLSAMIPTCNPMSRKLDKLTVLRMAVQHLKSLKGSASSFSEANYKPSFLPDEELKHLVLKAELIGQSLFDYIHPKDMGKVKEQLSASELYPRERLIDAKTGLQVQADLPIGAARLCSGARRSFFCRMKYNKISIKVEEKESQGNVSKKKESQKYCTVHCTGYMRSWPTSQLGAEGEGEVDKQESSHFSCLVAVGRVHNHSSPQVNGEVRVKPTEFITRYAMDGKFTFVDQRATTILGYLPQELLGTSCYEYFHQDDLPHLADRHRKVLRSKEKIETNCYKFKTKYGSFVTLQSQWFSFVNPWTKELEYIVSTNTVISYDPSRAGRSGNKSEQSSNPKASEDCKKSPPIIPGISSTPGTMIYAGSIGTQIANELLDFNRTNSSPSSGNVSPFSLPQDKSPQIHNQISNSVPNGETSDMEIPGKSSSESEPQGAAFSGGETLMGENSQLDLESVVGPGLNSLSSDEAAMAVIWSLLETDTNLGEAVDFEEMHWSL; this is encoded by the exons ATGATGTGCTGGTTGAGGAAGAACAAAGTACTTCTGTGTCTCTGCCCAGCCTGATGACCCCACCCTCAGCTGCTGGTATGTCCCTGAGCGTGGAGTTAACCCGAAAGCGCAAGGGCAGCGTGGACAACCA ggattcaaaatgtgtttcagtCCCTGATGTAGATATGGAAGATGACCAAAACAG GTCAGATGGAGAGGACCAACATGTCAAAGTTAAATGCTTCAG GGAGCCACATAGCCAAATTGAGAAGAGGAGACGGGACAAAATGAACAATCTGATTGACAAGCTCTCAGCCATGATCCCCACCTGTAACCCCATGTCTCGTAAGCTGGACAAACTCACTGTGCTTCGAATGGCAGTACAGCACCTCAAGTCTCTCAAAG GTTCAGCAAGTTCTTTTTCTGAAGCCAACTATAAACCGTCATTCCTTCCTGATGAGGAGCTCAAACACCTTGTTCTCAAG GCGGAGCTGATTGGGCAGAGCCTGTTTGATTACATACACCCAAAGGACATGGGAAAAGTGAAGGAGCAGCTGTCCGCTTCTGAATTATATCCTCGTGAACGGCTAATAGATGCTAAAA CCGGTCTGCAGGTTCAGGCTGACCTTCCAATCGGTGCAGCACGGTTGTGTTCGGGTGCTCGTCGTTCATTCTTCTGTCGCATGAAGTATAACAAAATTTCTATCAAAGTGGAAGAGAAGGAATCCCAGGGAAATGTCTCCAAAAAGAAAG AGTCGCAGAAGTACTGCACAGTCCACTGTACAGGCTACATGCGCAGCTGGCCGACCAGTCAGCTGGGAGCAGAAGGGGAGGGTGAAGTGGACAAGCAGGAAAGCTCCCACTTCAGCTGTCTAGTGGCGGTGGGACGCGTCCACAACCACTCATCTCCCCAGGTTAATGGAGAAGTCCGAGTTAAACCCACAGAGTTCATCACGCGCTATGCCATGGATGGCAAGTTCACCTTTGTTGATCAAAG AGCGACGACCATTCTAGGTTATCTTCCCCAAGAATTGCTCGGGACATCGTGCTACGAATACTTCCATCAAGATGACTTACCCCATTTAGCAGACAGACATCGAAAAg TGCTGCGgagtaaagaaaaaatagaGACAAACTGCtacaaattcaaaacaaaatacGGCTCTTTTGTCACTCTGCAAAGTCAGTGGTTTAGTTTTGTAAATCCGTGGACCAAAGAACTAGAATATATTGTGTCAACTAACACAGTCATCTC ATATGATCCCAGTCGAGCAGGTCGGTCAGGAAATAAATCTGAACAGTCGAGCAATCCCAAGGCTTCTGAAG ACTGTAAAAAGTCCCCTCCTATTATACCGGGCATTTCCAGCACACCTGGGACTATGATATATGCCGGAAGCATAGGAACCCAGATTGCCAATGAGCTGCTGGATTTCAACAG GACGAACTCATCACCTTCCAGTGGTAACGTCAGTCCCTTCAGTCTGCCACAGGACAAGTCCCCACAAATTCACAATCAAATCAGCAACAGC GTCCCAAATGGagaaacatcagacatggaAATACCAGGAAAGTCCAGCTCGGAGAGTGAGCCTCAAGGTGCTGCATTCTCAGGAGGAGAGACTCTTATGG GAGAAAATTCCCAGTTGGATTTGGAGAGCGTGGTTGGACCAGGCCTGAATAGCCTCAGCAGTGATGAAGCAGCTATGGCAGTGATCTGGAGCCTTTTGGAGACGGACACAAACTTGGGAGAAGCTGTGGACTTTGAAGAGATGCACTGGTCCTTATAG
- the LOC113026965 gene encoding guanylyl cyclase inhibitory protein isoform X1 yields MGQAAVRTCGRSKSYVTELYEWFRKFVIECPSGLIALHEFQRHFCDGTVGSESAEYAEQIFRTLDSNGDGVVDFREYVMAISMLIEGSAVEKLRWSFKLYDKDRDGAITKEEMLEIMQVYRLCVVVYKTEDVPDVAVRLMCVSLFGQAVYKMNVAAGLTKPNPLTAEECTSRIFVRLDKDNNAIISLEEFIEGALDDNWIREMLECDPSTVKVGRPLKRDTALENPRLI; encoded by the exons ATGGGCCAAGCCGCTGTCCGGACTTGTGGAAGAAGCAAGTCATATGTTACAGAGCTGTATGAATGGTTCAG AAAGTTTGTTATCGAGTGTCCAAGTGGGCTAATCGCTCTTCACGAGTTTCAAAGGCATTTCTGTGATGGAACTGTGGGCAGTGAGTCAGCAGAGTATGCAGAACAGATTTTCCGCACGCTCGACAGCAATGGG gatGGGGTGGTTGACTTCAGAGAGTATGTCATGGCCATCAGCATGCTTATTGAAGGttcagctgttgagaaactgcgcTGGTCATTCAAGCTCTATGACAAAGACCGAGACGGAGCCATCACAAAGGAGGAAATGCTGGAGATCATGCAGGTGTACAGGCTCTGTGTCGTGGTATATAAAACAGAAGATGTGCCAGATGTTGCAGTTCGACTGATGTGCGTTTCTTTGTTCGGACAGGCTGTTTATAAGATGAACGTGGCTGCTGGTTTAACCAAACCGAACCCACTTACAGCTGAAGAATGCACCAGCAGGATATTTGTGAGATTAGATAAAGACAATAACG CAATCATCAGTCTGGAAGAGTTCATAGAGGGAGCGCTGGATGACAATTGGATCAGAGAGATGCTGGAATGTGACCCGAGCACCGTGAAGGTGGGGAGGCCGCTGAAGAGGGACACCGCTTTGGAAAACCCACGGTTAATTTGA
- the LOC113026965 gene encoding guanylyl cyclase inhibitory protein isoform X2: protein MGQAAVRTCGRSKSYVTELYEWFRKFVIECPSGLIALHEFQRHFCDGTVGSESAEYAEQIFRTLDSNGDGVVDFREYVMAISMLIEGSAVEKLRWSFKLYDKDRDGAITKEEMLEIMQAVYKMNVAAGLTKPNPLTAEECTSRIFVRLDKDNNAIISLEEFIEGALDDNWIREMLECDPSTVKVGRPLKRDTALENPRLI, encoded by the exons ATGGGCCAAGCCGCTGTCCGGACTTGTGGAAGAAGCAAGTCATATGTTACAGAGCTGTATGAATGGTTCAG AAAGTTTGTTATCGAGTGTCCAAGTGGGCTAATCGCTCTTCACGAGTTTCAAAGGCATTTCTGTGATGGAACTGTGGGCAGTGAGTCAGCAGAGTATGCAGAACAGATTTTCCGCACGCTCGACAGCAATGGG gatGGGGTGGTTGACTTCAGAGAGTATGTCATGGCCATCAGCATGCTTATTGAAGGttcagctgttgagaaactgcgcTGGTCATTCAAGCTCTATGACAAAGACCGAGACGGAGCCATCACAAAGGAGGAAATGCTGGAGATCATGCAG GCTGTTTATAAGATGAACGTGGCTGCTGGTTTAACCAAACCGAACCCACTTACAGCTGAAGAATGCACCAGCAGGATATTTGTGAGATTAGATAAAGACAATAACG CAATCATCAGTCTGGAAGAGTTCATAGAGGGAGCGCTGGATGACAATTGGATCAGAGAGATGCTGGAATGTGACCCGAGCACCGTGAAGGTGGGGAGGCCGCTGAAGAGGGACACCGCTTTGGAAAACCCACGGTTAATTTGA
- the bmal2 gene encoding aryl hydrocarbon receptor nuclear translocator-like protein 2 isoform X1, with protein sequence MSARNATATGGDRAVGEPADDVLVEEEQSTSVSLPSLMTPPSAAGMSLSVELTRKRKGSVDNQDSKCVSVPDVDMEDDQNRSDGEDQHVKVKCFREPHSQIEKRRRDKMNNLIDKLSAMIPTCNPMSRKLDKLTVLRMAVQHLKSLKGSASSFSEANYKPSFLPDEELKHLVLKAADGFLFVVGCDRGKIVFVSESVTKILNYSRAELIGQSLFDYIHPKDMGKVKEQLSASELYPRERLIDAKTGLQVQADLPIGAARLCSGARRSFFCRMKYNKISIKVEEKESQGNVSKKKESQKYCTVHCTGYMRSWPTSQLGAEGEGEVDKQESSHFSCLVAVGRVHNHSSPQVNGEVRVKPTEFITRYAMDGKFTFVDQRATTILGYLPQELLGTSCYEYFHQDDLPHLADRHRKVLRSKEKIETNCYKFKTKYGSFVTLQSQWFSFVNPWTKELEYIVSTNTVISYDPSRAGRSGNKSEQSSNPKASEDCKKSPPIIPGISSTPGTMIYAGSIGTQIANELLDFNRTNSSPSSGNVSPFSLPQDKSPQIHNQISNSVPNGETSDMEIPGKSSSESEPQGAAFSGGETLMGENSQLDLESVVGPGLNSLSSDEAAMAVIWSLLETDTNLGEAVDFEEMHWSL encoded by the exons ATGATGTGCTGGTTGAGGAAGAACAAAGTACTTCTGTGTCTCTGCCCAGCCTGATGACCCCACCCTCAGCTGCTGGTATGTCCCTGAGCGTGGAGTTAACCCGAAAGCGCAAGGGCAGCGTGGACAACCA ggattcaaaatgtgtttcagtCCCTGATGTAGATATGGAAGATGACCAAAACAG GTCAGATGGAGAGGACCAACATGTCAAAGTTAAATGCTTCAG GGAGCCACATAGCCAAATTGAGAAGAGGAGACGGGACAAAATGAACAATCTGATTGACAAGCTCTCAGCCATGATCCCCACCTGTAACCCCATGTCTCGTAAGCTGGACAAACTCACTGTGCTTCGAATGGCAGTACAGCACCTCAAGTCTCTCAAAG GTTCAGCAAGTTCTTTTTCTGAAGCCAACTATAAACCGTCATTCCTTCCTGATGAGGAGCTCAAACACCTTGTTCTCAAG GCTGCAGATGGGTTCCTGTTTGTAGTGGGCTGTGATCGTGGGAAAATAGTTTTTGTCTCAGAGTCTGTCACGAAGATATTAAATTATAGCCGG GCGGAGCTGATTGGGCAGAGCCTGTTTGATTACATACACCCAAAGGACATGGGAAAAGTGAAGGAGCAGCTGTCCGCTTCTGAATTATATCCTCGTGAACGGCTAATAGATGCTAAAA CCGGTCTGCAGGTTCAGGCTGACCTTCCAATCGGTGCAGCACGGTTGTGTTCGGGTGCTCGTCGTTCATTCTTCTGTCGCATGAAGTATAACAAAATTTCTATCAAAGTGGAAGAGAAGGAATCCCAGGGAAATGTCTCCAAAAAGAAAG AGTCGCAGAAGTACTGCACAGTCCACTGTACAGGCTACATGCGCAGCTGGCCGACCAGTCAGCTGGGAGCAGAAGGGGAGGGTGAAGTGGACAAGCAGGAAAGCTCCCACTTCAGCTGTCTAGTGGCGGTGGGACGCGTCCACAACCACTCATCTCCCCAGGTTAATGGAGAAGTCCGAGTTAAACCCACAGAGTTCATCACGCGCTATGCCATGGATGGCAAGTTCACCTTTGTTGATCAAAG AGCGACGACCATTCTAGGTTATCTTCCCCAAGAATTGCTCGGGACATCGTGCTACGAATACTTCCATCAAGATGACTTACCCCATTTAGCAGACAGACATCGAAAAg TGCTGCGgagtaaagaaaaaatagaGACAAACTGCtacaaattcaaaacaaaatacGGCTCTTTTGTCACTCTGCAAAGTCAGTGGTTTAGTTTTGTAAATCCGTGGACCAAAGAACTAGAATATATTGTGTCAACTAACACAGTCATCTC ATATGATCCCAGTCGAGCAGGTCGGTCAGGAAATAAATCTGAACAGTCGAGCAATCCCAAGGCTTCTGAAG ACTGTAAAAAGTCCCCTCCTATTATACCGGGCATTTCCAGCACACCTGGGACTATGATATATGCCGGAAGCATAGGAACCCAGATTGCCAATGAGCTGCTGGATTTCAACAG GACGAACTCATCACCTTCCAGTGGTAACGTCAGTCCCTTCAGTCTGCCACAGGACAAGTCCCCACAAATTCACAATCAAATCAGCAACAGC GTCCCAAATGGagaaacatcagacatggaAATACCAGGAAAGTCCAGCTCGGAGAGTGAGCCTCAAGGTGCTGCATTCTCAGGAGGAGAGACTCTTATGG GAGAAAATTCCCAGTTGGATTTGGAGAGCGTGGTTGGACCAGGCCTGAATAGCCTCAGCAGTGATGAAGCAGCTATGGCAGTGATCTGGAGCCTTTTGGAGACGGACACAAACTTGGGAGAAGCTGTGGACTTTGAAGAGATGCACTGGTCCTTATAG
- the bmal2 gene encoding aryl hydrocarbon receptor nuclear translocator-like protein 2 isoform X3, whose translation MTPPSAAGMSLSVELTRKRKGSVDNQDSKCVSVPDVDMEDDQNRSDGEDQHVKVKCFREPHSQIEKRRRDKMNNLIDKLSAMIPTCNPMSRKLDKLTVLRMAVQHLKSLKGSASSFSEANYKPSFLPDEELKHLVLKAADGFLFVVGCDRGKIVFVSESVTKILNYSRAELIGQSLFDYIHPKDMGKVKEQLSASELYPRERLIDAKTGLQVQADLPIGAARLCSGARRSFFCRMKYNKISIKVEEKESQGNVSKKKESQKYCTVHCTGYMRSWPTSQLGAEGEGEVDKQESSHFSCLVAVGRVHNHSSPQVNGEVRVKPTEFITRYAMDGKFTFVDQRATTILGYLPQELLGTSCYEYFHQDDLPHLADRHRKVLRSKEKIETNCYKFKTKYGSFVTLQSQWFSFVNPWTKELEYIVSTNTVISYDPSRAGRSGNKSEQSSNPKASEDCKKSPPIIPGISSTPGTMIYAGSIGTQIANELLDFNRTNSSPSSGNVSPFSLPQDKSPQIHNQISNSVPNGETSDMEIPGKSSSESEPQGAAFSGGETLMGENSQLDLESVVGPGLNSLSSDEAAMAVIWSLLETDTNLGEAVDFEEMHWSL comes from the exons ATGACCCCACCCTCAGCTGCTGGTATGTCCCTGAGCGTGGAGTTAACCCGAAAGCGCAAGGGCAGCGTGGACAACCA ggattcaaaatgtgtttcagtCCCTGATGTAGATATGGAAGATGACCAAAACAG GTCAGATGGAGAGGACCAACATGTCAAAGTTAAATGCTTCAG GGAGCCACATAGCCAAATTGAGAAGAGGAGACGGGACAAAATGAACAATCTGATTGACAAGCTCTCAGCCATGATCCCCACCTGTAACCCCATGTCTCGTAAGCTGGACAAACTCACTGTGCTTCGAATGGCAGTACAGCACCTCAAGTCTCTCAAAG GTTCAGCAAGTTCTTTTTCTGAAGCCAACTATAAACCGTCATTCCTTCCTGATGAGGAGCTCAAACACCTTGTTCTCAAG GCTGCAGATGGGTTCCTGTTTGTAGTGGGCTGTGATCGTGGGAAAATAGTTTTTGTCTCAGAGTCTGTCACGAAGATATTAAATTATAGCCGG GCGGAGCTGATTGGGCAGAGCCTGTTTGATTACATACACCCAAAGGACATGGGAAAAGTGAAGGAGCAGCTGTCCGCTTCTGAATTATATCCTCGTGAACGGCTAATAGATGCTAAAA CCGGTCTGCAGGTTCAGGCTGACCTTCCAATCGGTGCAGCACGGTTGTGTTCGGGTGCTCGTCGTTCATTCTTCTGTCGCATGAAGTATAACAAAATTTCTATCAAAGTGGAAGAGAAGGAATCCCAGGGAAATGTCTCCAAAAAGAAAG AGTCGCAGAAGTACTGCACAGTCCACTGTACAGGCTACATGCGCAGCTGGCCGACCAGTCAGCTGGGAGCAGAAGGGGAGGGTGAAGTGGACAAGCAGGAAAGCTCCCACTTCAGCTGTCTAGTGGCGGTGGGACGCGTCCACAACCACTCATCTCCCCAGGTTAATGGAGAAGTCCGAGTTAAACCCACAGAGTTCATCACGCGCTATGCCATGGATGGCAAGTTCACCTTTGTTGATCAAAG AGCGACGACCATTCTAGGTTATCTTCCCCAAGAATTGCTCGGGACATCGTGCTACGAATACTTCCATCAAGATGACTTACCCCATTTAGCAGACAGACATCGAAAAg TGCTGCGgagtaaagaaaaaatagaGACAAACTGCtacaaattcaaaacaaaatacGGCTCTTTTGTCACTCTGCAAAGTCAGTGGTTTAGTTTTGTAAATCCGTGGACCAAAGAACTAGAATATATTGTGTCAACTAACACAGTCATCTC ATATGATCCCAGTCGAGCAGGTCGGTCAGGAAATAAATCTGAACAGTCGAGCAATCCCAAGGCTTCTGAAG ACTGTAAAAAGTCCCCTCCTATTATACCGGGCATTTCCAGCACACCTGGGACTATGATATATGCCGGAAGCATAGGAACCCAGATTGCCAATGAGCTGCTGGATTTCAACAG GACGAACTCATCACCTTCCAGTGGTAACGTCAGTCCCTTCAGTCTGCCACAGGACAAGTCCCCACAAATTCACAATCAAATCAGCAACAGC GTCCCAAATGGagaaacatcagacatggaAATACCAGGAAAGTCCAGCTCGGAGAGTGAGCCTCAAGGTGCTGCATTCTCAGGAGGAGAGACTCTTATGG GAGAAAATTCCCAGTTGGATTTGGAGAGCGTGGTTGGACCAGGCCTGAATAGCCTCAGCAGTGATGAAGCAGCTATGGCAGTGATCTGGAGCCTTTTGGAGACGGACACAAACTTGGGAGAAGCTGTGGACTTTGAAGAGATGCACTGGTCCTTATAG